The Kordia sp. SMS9 DNA window TTCATTGAATTAAATTCAAAATAAGATATAAAAAAAGCTTCAAATTATGAATTTCATAATTTGAAGCCTTATTTTTTAGATACTTGTAAAAGTGTGCATTTTTACAAAATCTGTTATTGTAAAATAGTTCGCCTAAAACAAACTTTCTATTATTTTTTTTATCGTAATTCCTTCCGCTTCTGCTTTGTAATTACGAATGACTCTGTGTGATAAAATTCCAATGGCAACCGCTTGCACATCTTCAATGTCTGGAGAAAATTTTCCGTTGATTGCCGCATGTGCTTTTGCTGCTAAGATTAGGTTTTGCGAAGCTCTTGGTCCTGCGCCCCAATCTACATATTGCTTTACAATGTCAATAGCACTTTCTTCTTTCGGACGTGTTTTAGACACCAACGTCACCGCGTATTCTATAACGTTGTCTGCTACAGGAATTTTACGAATCAGTTTTTGAATGGCAATGATTTCTTGCGCATTGAATAATGCTTTTACAGAAGCTTCCACATCTGTAGTAGTTGCTTTTACAACTTGTACTTCTTCTGCAAATGTTGGATAGGTTAAGTGAATGGCAAACATAAAACGGTCTAACTGCGCTTCTGGTAACGGATAGGTTCCTTCTTGCTCAATTGGGTTTTGTGTTGCCAATACAAAGTATGGTAAATCTAGTTTGTAATGATGTCCTGCCACTGTCACCGCGCGTTCTTGCATTGCTTCTAATAAAGCAGCTTGCGTTTTTGGCGGCGTACGGTTGATTTCATCTGCCAAAATGATGTTGGCGAAAATAGGCCCTTTGATAAATTTGAAACTTCGAGATTCATCTAAGATTTCGCTTCCTAAGATATCACTCGGCATTAAATCGGGCGTAAATTGAATGCGTTTAAAATCTAATCCTAACGTTGTTGCAATGGTATTTACCATGAGTGTTTTAGCCAATCCAGGAACACCAATTAATAACGCATGTCCACCAGAAAATATGGAGAGTAATATTTGATCGATTACTTTTTCCTGACCTACAATGATTTTAGAGATTTCATTCTTGAGTTCCTTGTGTTTTTTTACAAGGTTTTCAATAGCAGCAACGTCTGACATAGCGTTTTTTATTTTTTTAACCAGTTATTTTGAAATTCACATTTACGGTTGTCGGAATTGACATTGATGTAGGTGTCTTTTATTTTTTGAGCGATCCATTTTCCAACTTCTTTGAGCTGTTTTTCTTTGAGCGCTAAGTTTTTGATTTTGATGTAATCTTTGGAATAATCAGCTATGTGTTCGTCAAAACGATTGGTTACTTTCAGTAATTTGAATCTTTTTTGACCTGTACGTGTTTCGTCAATTAATGGAATCGAGATTTCGCCACCTTTTAAAGGTTCGATTTGCGAATATTGCTCTGGATCCATTTTTGTCAATTCGAAATGTGTATCAAATGTTGCTGGATTGATCAATTTTCCGCCATTGTTACGGGTTTCTTTGTCATCAGAAAATGAACGTGCTGCATCTTCAAAGGTCAATTCTCCATCGAGAATACGTGTACGCAGTGTGTCAATTTCTTTACGCGCTTCGTCTAGTTTTTTCGAAGAAATTTCTGGAATTAGTAGAATATGTCGTACATCGCGTTCTTGTCCACGTACTTTATCAACCATGACAATGTGCCATCCAAAATCCGTTTTAAATGGATCTGAGATTTCACCTTGTTGTAGTGAAAACGCCATGTCTTTAAATTCTTTTGCTAATGGCATTCTTTTGTTAATCGGCATCAAACCTCCTTGACGTCCAGAAACTCTATCTTTAGAGTATAGAATCGCTTTGGTACCAAAACTAGAACCTGCTTCAACTTCTGCTTTGATGTCTTTGAGTTTTTTAATGACTTTATCAACGGCTTCTTTAGATGGTTCTGGTTCAATGATGATTTGAGAGACTTCCAGTTCTACTCCAATTCTAGGACGTTGTTCTTCAGGAATTCTTTCAAAGAATTGACGTACTTCTTCAGGTGTAATTTCTACATCACGTACTACTTTCGATTGCATGCGCTGCGTTAAGAATTGTATTTTTGTAATTTCCGTTAAACGCTTACGAAGAGAAGCTTCATCTTCCATGGCATAGAATTTCAATAATTTGTCCATGCCTCCGATTTGCTCACTAAA harbors:
- a CDS encoding MoxR family ATPase, with protein sequence MSDVAAIENLVKKHKELKNEISKIIVGQEKVIDQILLSIFSGGHALLIGVPGLAKTLMVNTIATTLGLDFKRIQFTPDLMPSDILGSEILDESRSFKFIKGPIFANIILADEINRTPPKTQAALLEAMQERAVTVAGHHYKLDLPYFVLATQNPIEQEGTYPLPEAQLDRFMFAIHLTYPTFAEEVQVVKATTTDVEASVKALFNAQEIIAIQKLIRKIPVADNVIEYAVTLVSKTRPKEESAIDIVKQYVDWGAGPRASQNLILAAKAHAAINGKFSPDIEDVQAVAIGILSHRVIRNYKAEAEGITIKKIIESLF
- a CDS encoding peptidylprolyl isomerase; its protein translation is MKQGIYVLMLLVAFGMQAQEKDDATVVTETMTEAKTQANDSTKSNVKRVKIDGVAAVVGDFVILESDVDKFLLDLKQQGVNSADLTKCGLLGKLMEDKLYAHHAIQDSIDVSQGEIRDRVNQSIEYFSEQIGGMDKLLKFYAMEDEASLRKRLTEITKIQFLTQRMQSKVVRDVEITPEEVRQFFERIPEEQRPRIGVELEVSQIIIEPEPSKEAVDKVIKKLKDIKAEVEAGSSFGTKAILYSKDRVSGRQGGLMPINKRMPLAKEFKDMAFSLQQGEISDPFKTDFGWHIVMVDKVRGQERDVRHILLIPEISSKKLDEARKEIDTLRTRILDGELTFEDAARSFSDDKETRNNGGKLINPATFDTHFELTKMDPEQYSQIEPLKGGEISIPLIDETRTGQKRFKLLKVTNRFDEHIADYSKDYIKIKNLALKEKQLKEVGKWIAQKIKDTYINVNSDNRKCEFQNNWLKK